The Syntrophorhabdaceae bacterium DNA window AGCTCTTGTCCGTTTTCCTTCTCTTAAACCCGGAAAGGAGGAAGAATTTCTGGAGTGGTTTTCCTGGTCTAATGATCAGTTGCGTCCTATGAAGGGTTTTGTGGCGCGGAGGCTTCTTAAGCCTGGGGATGGGGGGAATTATGTTTCTATCGTGGAGTATGAAAGCCGGGAGGGGTTTATTGCCATGCAGGCGAGTGCTGCCCATACGGAAGCGGGCAGACGGGTGACACCCCTTCTCGATGGGGGTCCTTCTCCTGAGTTTTATGAAGTGATAGCTGAATAGGATCTCATCCGGCGATACCTATCCGGCGCCTTTTGTCGGCCGCACCGGTATGTCCGCCTCGACGCTTTCCACGTTATCCGAGGCGAGAAGGGCTTTAAGGACCTCCGTATCCACCGTCATCGCCATCAAGGGCGTATACCTGTACTTGTAGGATTGGACG harbors:
- a CDS encoding antibiotic biosynthesis monooxygenase — protein: MFIALVRFPSLKPGKEEEFLEWFSWSNDQLRPMKGFVARRLLKPGDGGNYVSIVEYESREGFIAMQASAAHTEAGRRVTPLLDGGPSPEFYEVIAE